The following proteins come from a genomic window of Bacillota bacterium:
- a CDS encoding toast rack family protein has translation GELTLFGGSQALVEAHLEERNWPASMRPEVTSEGNDVTIKQATNGVSTGSARQKWDIRLNSDLPMAIVANVGAGSNRLDLRETKVESLDFNTGASSTTITLGDRVPLCRVNIKAGAASTKVEVPRSAGVKVTVQTGIGSSNLSSLQYNRDGRTWTSPDYDSASTKIEINFTGGIGSFELLPR, from the coding sequence CGGGGAGCTGACCCTCTTCGGAGGCTCCCAGGCGCTGGTGGAAGCCCACCTGGAGGAACGCAACTGGCCCGCATCCATGCGTCCCGAGGTCACCTCCGAGGGCAACGACGTCACCATCAAGCAGGCGACCAACGGCGTCAGCACCGGTTCGGCCCGTCAGAAGTGGGATATCCGGCTGAACAGCGACCTTCCCATGGCCATCGTGGCCAACGTCGGGGCCGGCTCGAACCGCCTCGACCTGCGCGAGACCAAGGTCGAAAGCCTCGACTTCAATACCGGGGCCTCCTCGACCACCATCACCTTGGGTGACCGCGTGCCCCTCTGCCGGGTGAACATCAAGGCCGGGGCGGCGTCGACCAAGGTCGAGGTGCCCAGGTCGGCCGGGGTCAAGGTTACCGTCCAGACCGGTATCGGTTCCTCCAACCTGAGCTCGCTTCAATACAATCGGGATGGACGCACCTGGACCTCGCCCGATTACGACTCCGCCTCGACCAAGATCGAGATTAACTTCACCGGTGGCATCGGGAGCTTCGAGCTCCTTCCCCGCTGA
- a CDS encoding ATP-binding cassette domain-containing protein gives MVEVKGLSKTFKNLTAVAKIDFTAKPGEIFGLLGENGAGKTTTLRLLASILTPTSGDAIVNGFSVVRQPEKVRATIGFVASDAGLYDRLTARENVAYFGRLHGLSRQALEGRIADIFSWLDMNEYADRRVGKFSKGMKQKVCIARALIHDPPVMLLDEPTAGLDVTAIHAVDEFILRAKREGKTIIFSSHIMSEVEKLCDRVAIIHRGAIIASGTMDDLAANRERFEDVFLRLIGGHEQ, from the coding sequence ATGGTAGAAGTCAAAGGACTGTCCAAGACCTTCAAGAACCTGACCGCGGTGGCCAAGATCGATTTCACCGCCAAGCCGGGTGAGATCTTCGGCCTTTTGGGCGAGAACGGGGCCGGTAAGACGACGACCCTTCGTCTCCTGGCTTCGATCCTCACCCCCACGTCCGGCGACGCCATTGTCAACGGCTTCTCCGTCGTCAGGCAGCCGGAGAAGGTCCGGGCCACCATAGGCTTCGTCGCTTCCGACGCCGGGCTGTACGACCGACTCACGGCCCGCGAGAACGTGGCCTACTTCGGCCGCCTCCACGGCCTGAGCCGGCAGGCGCTCGAGGGCCGGATCGCCGATATCTTCTCCTGGCTCGACATGAACGAATACGCCGACCGCCGGGTCGGCAAGTTCTCCAAGGGTATGAAGCAGAAGGTCTGCATCGCCCGGGCCCTGATCCACGACCCCCCGGTGATGCTCCTCGACGAACCTACCGCCGGCCTTGACGTGACGGCCATCCACGCCGTCGACGAGTTCATCCTCAGAGCCAAACGGGAGGGCAAGACGATCATTTTCTCCAGCCACATCATGAGCGAGGTCGAGAAGCTCTGCGACCGGGTGGCCATTATCCACCGTGGGGCGATCATCGCCTCCGGGACCATGGATGACCTCGCGGCCAACCGCGAGCGCTTCGAGGACGTCTTCCTTCGCTTGATCGGGGGTCACGAGCAATGA
- a CDS encoding ABC transporter permease, with protein MRERLNFRHVWTVFSKEMSDTIRDRRTWWAMIILPVVLVPLMTLIAPRAAIRQIENVQKSRSDIVVVGADKAPTLIEFLKGTGDFTLVDADPATALENRKALAIVYVPADFEASLKSETPAQVRVAFDASDQKSSLVQGKVDKALGTFSQGLVAARLQAKGINPAILSPLAISMENVAPKERMGATLLGMILPMLLAMWAATGGMYAAIDLAAGEKERGTLEALLTVPVSRISIAVGKYLVVVVSSLIAAAISVLGFAVAFKLSPVSLEPGQTASFGLTLAQIGWLFLIALTLSAFFAAIELTISAFARGFREAQTYLTPITFIILIPWMLTQFSAPADIPAYFFYIPVMNAVMAFKELVMGIVNPAHLRDTFLFSLIYAAAAVRIAGQFFRRESVLFRS; from the coding sequence ATGAGAGAACGCCTCAACTTCCGTCACGTCTGGACCGTCTTCAGCAAAGAGATGAGCGACACCATCCGGGATCGCCGGACCTGGTGGGCGATGATCATCCTGCCGGTCGTTCTGGTCCCCCTGATGACCCTGATCGCCCCGCGGGCGGCCATCAGACAGATTGAGAACGTCCAGAAGAGCCGTTCCGACATCGTCGTCGTCGGCGCCGACAAGGCCCCGACCCTGATCGAGTTCCTCAAGGGGACGGGCGACTTCACCCTGGTGGACGCCGACCCGGCTACGGCCCTCGAGAACCGCAAAGCTTTGGCCATCGTCTACGTCCCGGCCGACTTCGAGGCGAGCTTGAAGAGCGAAACCCCGGCCCAGGTCCGGGTGGCTTTCGACGCCTCCGACCAGAAGTCGTCGTTGGTCCAGGGGAAGGTGGACAAGGCCCTGGGCACCTTCTCGCAGGGGCTCGTGGCTGCCAGGCTGCAGGCCAAGGGGATCAACCCGGCGATCCTCTCCCCGCTGGCCATCAGCATGGAGAACGTCGCCCCGAAAGAGCGCATGGGGGCCACCCTCCTGGGGATGATTCTACCCATGCTCCTGGCGATGTGGGCGGCCACCGGCGGCATGTACGCGGCCATCGACCTGGCCGCCGGGGAGAAGGAGCGAGGGACCCTGGAGGCCCTCCTGACCGTCCCGGTCTCGCGCATCTCCATCGCCGTAGGCAAGTACCTGGTGGTCGTGGTCAGCTCGCTGATCGCCGCGGCCATCTCCGTCCTGGGCTTCGCCGTCGCCTTCAAGCTCTCCCCGGTCTCCCTGGAACCGGGGCAGACGGCCAGCTTCGGCCTGACCCTGGCCCAAATCGGCTGGCTCTTCCTGATCGCCCTGACTCTGTCGGCCTTCTTCGCCGCCATCGAGCTGACCATCAGCGCCTTCGCCCGCGGCTTCCGCGAGGCCCAGACCTACCTGACCCCGATCACCTTCATCATCCTCATCCCCTGGATGCTCACCCAGTTCTCGGCACCGGCCGACATTCCGGCGTACTTCTTCTACATCCCGGTGATGAACGCCGTCATGGCCTTCAAGGAACTGGTCATGGGGATCGTCAACCCGGCCCACCTTCGCGATACTTTCCTCTTCTCGCTGATCTATGCGGCTGCAGCCGTCCGCATCGCCGGCCAGTTCTTCCGCCGGGAGAGCGTCCTCTTCCGAAGCTAG
- a CDS encoding GntR family transcriptional regulator encodes MWFHIDPSAGVPVYLQIVNQVKHAVASGVLQPEEQLPSIRDAATSLTINPNTVAKAYQELEAAGVIVTAKGRGTFVARTGSTLIKGERERVLTRLVDQVMVEALHLDLSDGDVERLFREGLQKWYKQKT; translated from the coding sequence TTGTGGTTCCATATCGACCCGTCCGCCGGTGTTCCGGTCTACCTGCAGATCGTCAACCAGGTGAAGCACGCGGTGGCCAGCGGGGTCCTGCAACCAGAGGAGCAGCTGCCATCCATCCGCGACGCGGCCACCAGTCTGACGATCAACCCGAACACGGTCGCCAAAGCCTATCAGGAACTCGAGGCGGCCGGGGTCATCGTGACGGCCAAGGGCCGGGGGACGTTCGTCGCCAGGACGGGTTCCACGCTGATCAAGGGAGAACGCGAGCGGGTCCTGACTCGGCTGGTCGACCAGGTGATGGTTGAGGCGCTTCATCTGGATCTATCGGACGGAGACGTCGAGCGGTTATTTCGGGAGGGTTTGCAGAAATGGTACAAGCAGAAGACCTGA
- a CDS encoding ABC transporter ATP-binding protein: protein MVQAEDLSGPAKAIETNLLTRTYGSNQAVADLNLVVPKGSVFGFLGPNGAGKTTTIKMLLGLLKPTSGGAKVLGYDLGAENIKARARIGYVPENTEIYGYMRVREMIAFTQGLFPRWDTAVVARYLKLFGLPEDRLVKALSKGMRAQLALVLALGPRPELLILDEPTSGMDPLARKQFLSSVLQEVSAAGQTVFMSSHILADVERVADHIALLNRGRLVLADTMDHLKTNNKKIRVVPSGDAPSDLERWPGVRSVIREGRGLLISVEDGFDAIAERLKSASPTYLEVIDMNLEEIFIDYAGGERLALA, encoded by the coding sequence ATGGTACAAGCAGAAGACCTGAGCGGCCCGGCCAAGGCCATCGAGACCAACTTACTGACCCGGACCTATGGGTCCAATCAGGCGGTGGCCGACCTGAACCTCGTGGTCCCCAAAGGCAGTGTCTTCGGTTTCCTCGGGCCCAACGGGGCCGGCAAGACAACGACCATCAAGATGCTCCTGGGCCTGTTGAAACCGACTTCCGGTGGGGCCAAGGTCCTCGGCTACGACCTCGGAGCCGAGAACATCAAGGCCCGGGCCCGGATCGGCTATGTGCCCGAGAACACTGAGATCTATGGCTACATGCGGGTGCGCGAGATGATCGCCTTCACCCAGGGGCTCTTCCCGCGCTGGGACACCGCGGTGGTCGCCCGCTACCTGAAGCTCTTCGGACTGCCCGAGGATCGATTGGTCAAGGCCCTTTCCAAGGGCATGCGGGCGCAACTGGCGCTGGTCCTGGCCCTTGGTCCCAGGCCCGAGTTGCTCATCCTGGATGAGCCGACCTCGGGGATGGACCCCCTGGCCCGCAAGCAGTTCCTGTCGTCGGTCCTGCAAGAAGTCTCGGCCGCCGGGCAGACCGTCTTCATGTCCAGCCACATCCTGGCCGACGTGGAGCGGGTGGCCGACCATATCGCTCTCCTCAACCGCGGGCGCCTGGTCCTGGCCGACACGATGGACCACCTGAAGACCAACAACAAGAAGATCCGCGTCGTCCCCTCCGGGGACGCTCCGTCGGACCTGGAGCGCTGGCCGGGGGTCCGCTCGGTCATCCGCGAGGGGCGCGGTCTGCTGATCAGCGTGGAGGACGGCTTCGACGCTATCGCCGAGCGGCTCAAGTCCGCCAGTCCGACCTACCTCGAGGTCATCGACATGAACCTCGAAGAGATCTTCATTGACTATGCCGGGGGTGAGCGCCTTGCTCTCGCTTAA
- a CDS encoding ABC transporter permease subunit — MLSLNRSVFLKELRENRWKAVAFAAVLVASAAANVFAYNYLQSMFQSAGQTVPDFFKNQINAMMGSYSTYVWSSWFGKSLYQMSTLFLILLGMSTMASEVSRGTASYLLTKPVSRGTVLFSKWLAQAAIFVTMIIAGTALLYPMSLAIGQTYDFGLHLASLPLALSSGLVVLTLAVVASVGFDDPVKAGGASAIFLIALSVLGFFKTTQRWSLFYYFSAAPVAVSGGDPQWLHVLVMLAITAAVYLVGARLLERKDF, encoded by the coding sequence TTGCTCTCGCTTAATCGCTCCGTCTTCCTCAAGGAACTGCGGGAGAACCGCTGGAAGGCGGTCGCCTTCGCGGCCGTGCTGGTGGCCTCGGCGGCGGCCAACGTCTTCGCCTACAACTACCTCCAGAGCATGTTCCAATCGGCCGGCCAGACCGTTCCCGACTTCTTCAAGAATCAGATCAACGCGATGATGGGCTCCTACTCCACCTACGTCTGGTCGAGTTGGTTCGGAAAGAGCCTTTATCAGATGTCCACGCTCTTCCTGATCCTCCTCGGGATGAGCACAATGGCTTCCGAGGTCTCCCGCGGGACGGCGAGTTACCTCCTGACCAAACCGGTCTCCCGGGGCACCGTCCTCTTCTCCAAGTGGCTGGCCCAGGCGGCCATCTTCGTGACCATGATCATCGCCGGCACCGCCCTGCTCTACCCGATGTCTCTGGCCATCGGCCAGACCTACGATTTTGGCCTGCACCTGGCCTCGTTGCCTCTGGCCCTGTCCTCCGGCCTGGTCGTCCTGACCCTGGCCGTGGTCGCCTCGGTCGGCTTCGACGACCCGGTCAAGGCCGGGGGGGCCTCGGCCATCTTCCTCATCGCCCTGTCAGTCCTGGGTTTCTTCAAGACCACCCAGCGCTGGTCGCTGTTCTACTACTTCTCGGCCGCACCGGTGGCCGTGAGCGGCGGGGACCCGCAATGGCTCCATGTCCTGGTGATGCTGGCCATCACCGCCGCCGTCTACCTCGTGGGGGCCCGCCTCTTGGAGCGGAAGGACTTCTGA